One region of Nitrospinaceae bacterium genomic DNA includes:
- a CDS encoding DNA topoisomerase (ATP-hydrolyzing), with protein sequence MAKENIADIQEELESRFLTYALSTIVSRSLPDVRDGLKPIHRRILYAMNAMGVNEAAKFVKSAKIIGEVLGKYHPHGDASTYESMVRMAQDFSLRYPLVDGKGNFGSLDGDPPAAYRYTEGRLHSISTYLLQDLKKETVDFKQNYDNTLKEPVVLPSKIPNLLINGASGIAVGMACSFPSHNLREVNNALVDLIDNPDNTVAQLMKHIKGPDFPTGAIILNSKTEIRKAYQDGSGAVKMRGEWKREDLPRGKQQIIITSIPYGVNKAKMIEKIAEIIIAKKLPPLIDIRDESDEKIRIVLEMKANSNADKIMSYIFKHSDMESNFQLNFTCLKPNGEPGRLSLLEICRYFLDFRKEVIIRRLKYELALIEKRLHILAAFAIIFDNLDKALKLIRSSTSRKEAHEKLANAFDLDDEQTSAILEIPLYRLVSMEIDKIIAEQQEKLKEKKRIEGILKSDKKIWGVVKEELQEISEKFGDKRKTTIKQIESVEYNAEDFIQHEDVSLVISKNGWLRKLKTLNDPGTLKFKENDELLGTLKSNTKELAAFFTSQGMVYVQKIHNFPHTRSGFGEPIQNLFKFADGEQVLKMMSLNPQDLLAGIAPKAGKKSSKAKTKTAQASLDFSADEADSDAIMEKLEFMVMSEAGYGLRFPASNLTETTKAGRKIMNLKGDDRMVGISLVQADHVFMATADGKGLRIATDQVSKLTGSGMGVKLIKIQDSPVVGFKFVNKKDKITLAFESGKTKEILANKVPVYNRGSQGVIIARRNKIIHIV encoded by the coding sequence ATGGCGAAGGAAAATATTGCTGACATTCAGGAGGAGCTGGAAAGCCGCTTTCTCACCTATGCGTTGTCTACCATTGTATCCCGGTCCCTTCCAGATGTGCGCGATGGTTTGAAACCCATTCATCGCCGGATTTTATACGCCATGAACGCCATGGGAGTGAACGAAGCGGCAAAATTCGTTAAATCGGCAAAAATCATCGGAGAAGTGCTGGGTAAATATCACCCGCATGGAGACGCGTCTACCTATGAATCCATGGTCCGCATGGCTCAGGACTTTTCACTGCGCTATCCTCTCGTGGATGGAAAAGGAAATTTCGGCTCCCTCGACGGGGACCCACCGGCGGCCTACCGGTACACCGAGGGAAGACTGCACTCCATAAGCACCTATTTATTGCAGGACCTCAAAAAAGAGACGGTGGACTTCAAGCAAAACTATGACAACACGCTAAAAGAACCGGTGGTTCTGCCTTCGAAGATTCCCAATCTGTTAATCAACGGAGCTTCCGGGATCGCGGTCGGCATGGCCTGCTCCTTTCCGAGCCACAACCTGCGCGAGGTCAATAACGCCCTTGTCGATCTCATAGACAACCCCGACAACACCGTGGCGCAATTGATGAAACATATCAAGGGACCGGATTTTCCCACGGGCGCCATCATTCTCAATTCCAAGACGGAAATCCGCAAGGCTTACCAGGATGGGTCAGGCGCGGTAAAGATGCGTGGCGAATGGAAACGGGAGGATCTCCCGAGAGGAAAACAGCAGATCATCATCACTTCCATTCCCTATGGCGTCAATAAAGCCAAGATGATCGAAAAGATCGCCGAAATCATCATCGCCAAAAAACTTCCCCCCCTCATAGATATCCGCGATGAAAGCGACGAAAAAATCCGCATCGTGCTGGAAATGAAAGCCAATTCAAATGCGGATAAGATCATGAGCTACATTTTCAAGCACAGCGATATGGAGTCCAATTTTCAGCTGAATTTCACCTGCCTGAAGCCCAACGGGGAACCGGGCCGGTTATCTCTTTTAGAAATCTGCCGCTACTTCCTGGATTTCCGCAAAGAGGTGATCATCCGAAGATTGAAGTATGAGCTGGCTCTGATAGAAAAACGCCTGCATATCCTGGCGGCTTTCGCCATTATTTTCGACAACCTCGACAAAGCCCTGAAATTGATCCGCTCATCGACGTCCCGCAAGGAGGCGCACGAAAAACTTGCAAACGCCTTTGATCTGGATGATGAACAGACCAGCGCCATCCTCGAAATTCCGCTCTACCGGCTGGTTTCGATGGAGATCGACAAAATCATCGCCGAGCAACAGGAAAAATTAAAAGAGAAGAAACGGATTGAAGGCATTCTAAAGTCCGACAAAAAAATATGGGGCGTGGTCAAAGAGGAATTGCAGGAAATCAGCGAAAAATTTGGCGACAAACGCAAAACCACCATCAAGCAGATCGAAAGCGTTGAATACAACGCGGAAGATTTTATCCAGCATGAAGATGTTTCGCTGGTGATCAGCAAAAACGGCTGGTTGAGGAAGTTAAAAACTCTGAACGACCCAGGAACCCTGAAATTTAAAGAAAATGACGAACTTCTTGGAACCCTGAAATCCAATACAAAAGAACTGGCCGCATTTTTCACTTCCCAGGGTATGGTGTATGTGCAAAAGATTCACAATTTCCCGCACACCCGCAGCGGTTTTGGCGAACCCATTCAGAATCTGTTTAAATTCGCCGACGGTGAACAGGTGCTGAAAATGATGTCCCTGAATCCTCAGGATTTATTAGCCGGAATAGCACCGAAGGCAGGTAAAAAATCATCCAAAGCCAAAACTAAAACCGCACAAGCCTCTTTGGACTTTTCCGCCGACGAAGCCGATTCCGATGCCATCATGGAAAAACTGGAATTCATGGTCATGAGCGAAGCGGGTTATGGCCTGCGGTTTCCCGCATCCAATCTGACGGAAACCACTAAAGCCGGTAGAAAAATAATGAACTTGAAAGGAGACGACCGCATGGTGGGCATCTCCCTGGTTCAAGCCGATCACGTTTTTATGGCGACCGCCGATGGCAAAGGACTGCGAATCGCCACCGATCAGGTTTCCAAACTCACCGGGTCTGGAATGGGAGTCAAATTGATCAAGATTCAGGACAGCCCGGTTGTGGGATTTAAATTTGTGAATAAGAAAGACAAGATCACCCTTGCTTTTGAAAGCGGAAAGACCAAAGAAATCTTAGCGAATAAGGTTCCCGTATACAACCGTGGAAGCCAGGGAGTGATCATCGCCAGACGCAATAAAATCATCCACATTGTTTAA
- a CDS encoding iron-sulfur cluster carrier protein translates to MSDQALQEKIIEALKTVKDPDLNRDIVSLGFVKNMKVDNGSVSYDVELTTPACPVKEQLKSECETKTKAIEGVSSVDVNMTAVVRSSQHNQPILTGVKNIIAVASGKGGVGKSTVSTNLAIALKLSGASVGLMDADVYGPSIPQMLGIPITSPKAGADNKFFPHEKYGMKVVSAAFLTKQGQPLMLRGPMLGGIIQQFLQNVEWGELDYLVIDLPPGTGDVQLTLTQRAPLSGAVVVTTPQEVSLIDADKGVKMFQQVKVPLLGVVENMSYFICDGCDKKHHIFKSGGGKTLADTFNIPLLGEIPIISQVVDGGDSGVPILMTDPESPASIAYQQLAGQVAAQLSIQQAKEDKAESTFEMAWKE, encoded by the coding sequence ATGTCAGATCAAGCGTTGCAGGAAAAAATAATTGAAGCATTGAAAACCGTCAAGGACCCGGATTTAAATAGAGACATTGTGAGTCTGGGTTTTGTGAAGAATATGAAAGTGGATAACGGGAGCGTCAGTTATGATGTAGAACTGACCACTCCCGCCTGCCCGGTTAAAGAACAACTCAAATCTGAATGCGAAACCAAAACCAAGGCCATTGAAGGGGTTTCGAGTGTGGACGTCAATATGACGGCGGTGGTTCGCTCTTCGCAACACAACCAGCCCATTTTGACGGGAGTCAAAAATATCATCGCGGTTGCCAGCGGCAAGGGCGGCGTTGGGAAATCGACTGTCAGTACTAATTTAGCGATCGCTTTAAAATTATCCGGCGCCAGCGTGGGGTTGATGGATGCAGATGTTTACGGACCCAGTATTCCGCAAATGCTGGGCATTCCCATCACTTCTCCGAAAGCCGGAGCGGACAATAAGTTTTTTCCGCATGAAAAATACGGCATGAAGGTTGTGTCCGCGGCTTTTTTGACCAAGCAGGGCCAACCTTTGATGTTGCGAGGCCCCATGTTGGGCGGCATCATTCAGCAGTTTTTGCAAAATGTCGAGTGGGGAGAGCTGGACTACCTGGTGATCGACCTGCCCCCCGGAACCGGCGATGTGCAATTGACTCTGACTCAGAGAGCGCCCCTTTCTGGAGCCGTCGTGGTCACCACGCCGCAGGAAGTTAGCCTGATCGATGCCGATAAGGGCGTGAAAATGTTTCAGCAGGTGAAGGTTCCTCTGCTTGGCGTCGTGGAAAACATGAGCTATTTTATCTGTGACGGGTGCGATAAAAAGCACCACATCTTCAAAAGCGGCGGCGGGAAGACATTGGCAGATACTTTTAATATTCCCCTTCTTGGCGAAATCCCCATCATCAGTCAGGTCGTCGACGGCGGGGATTCAGGCGTTCCGATTTTAATGACCGACCCGGAATCACCGGCGAGTATCGCTTACCAGCAACTGGCGGGCCAGGTGGCGGCGCAATTGAGTATCCAGCAGGCGAAAGAAGATAAAGCTGAGAGTACCTTTGAGATGGCCTGGAAGGAATAA
- a CDS encoding iron-sulfur cluster carrier protein, translated as MKTYEDLAGDGGSNIISQVVSQREKLRARLDKIKHKVALMSGKGGVGKSSITANIAACLADQGHKVGILDADLNGPSIGHLLGVGNEQKLEINEEGIQPGSGAMGIKIMSMDMLVSSPDTPVMWTEDAGATSVWVSTMESTALRELLADTNWGELDYLLIDMPPGSDRIDNIRDLIPELAGVVEITIPSPLSQHIVSKSITKNNTMGVPIIGLIENMATYVCPHCDQEGKLFEGQDVENLTSQKGVNFIGKIPFDTRVSRKTDSGTLFYAENKDSITGKAIASAVNYITNFIENKS; from the coding sequence ATGAAAACCTATGAAGATCTGGCGGGAGACGGCGGTTCCAATATCATCAGCCAGGTGGTTTCCCAGCGGGAAAAACTTCGCGCCCGGCTGGACAAAATAAAACATAAAGTCGCTCTGATGAGTGGCAAGGGCGGCGTCGGTAAAAGTTCGATCACAGCCAACATTGCCGCCTGCCTGGCCGATCAGGGCCATAAGGTCGGAATTCTCGACGCGGATTTGAACGGTCCCAGCATCGGTCATCTGCTTGGAGTTGGAAACGAGCAGAAACTGGAAATTAACGAAGAAGGTATTCAACCCGGTTCGGGCGCCATGGGGATTAAAATCATGTCCATGGACATGCTGGTGTCCAGCCCCGACACCCCCGTCATGTGGACCGAAGACGCCGGAGCCACCTCGGTCTGGGTGAGCACCATGGAATCGACCGCGCTTCGGGAACTATTGGCCGATACCAACTGGGGAGAACTGGATTATCTGTTGATCGACATGCCGCCGGGAAGCGACCGCATCGACAACATCCGCGATTTGATTCCTGAGCTAGCCGGCGTGGTCGAAATCACCATTCCCTCTCCACTTTCCCAGCACATCGTTTCAAAGTCGATCACTAAGAACAACACGATGGGCGTTCCCATCATCGGATTGATCGAGAACATGGCCACCTATGTGTGCCCGCATTGCGACCAGGAAGGAAAACTCTTCGAAGGACAGGACGTTGAAAATTTGACCAGCCAGAAGGGAGTCAACTTCATCGGAAAAATTCCTTTCGATACGCGGGTATCGCGGAAAACCGATTCGGGCACCTTATTTTACGCCGAGAATAAAGATTCCATAACCGGGAAGGCCATCGCCTCGGCGGTCAACTATATAACCAATTTTATTGAAAATAAATCCTAG
- the truA gene encoding tRNA pseudouridine synthase A gives MTRRIKLVVEYEGTRYHGWQVQPNGISIQEVLQDCLKKITKEKKPVIGSGRTDAGVHAQGQVAHFETQSQMTPHQFLMAFNSLLPHDIVVKEVAEVAETFHAQRSAVRKIYRYTILNRDYPSALDHDRCWFIQYPLDIEAMREAKAYLEGKRDFSAFRASNCEARNPVREINKIDICKNGDFIELHFDGNGFLKYMVRNIVGTLVMVGRGKMQPEDVERILESRDRNNAGPTARPYGLCLVEVFYDEQRGDS, from the coding sequence GTGACCCGGAGAATAAAACTCGTCGTCGAATATGAAGGGACCCGTTACCACGGATGGCAGGTCCAGCCCAATGGCATCAGCATTCAGGAAGTCCTTCAGGATTGTCTTAAAAAGATCACGAAAGAAAAAAAACCGGTTATCGGTTCCGGCAGAACCGACGCCGGGGTGCATGCCCAGGGGCAGGTGGCTCATTTCGAAACCCAATCGCAAATGACCCCGCATCAATTCCTGATGGCTTTTAACAGCCTTTTGCCGCACGATATCGTCGTAAAAGAGGTTGCCGAAGTTGCGGAGACTTTTCACGCGCAACGATCCGCAGTCCGTAAAATATACCGCTACACGATTTTAAACCGCGACTATCCCTCGGCGCTCGACCACGACCGGTGCTGGTTCATTCAATATCCACTGGATATCGAAGCCATGCGGGAGGCGAAAGCCTATCTGGAAGGCAAGCGCGATTTTTCCGCATTCCGGGCATCAAACTGTGAGGCCAGAAACCCTGTCCGCGAAATCAACAAAATCGATATTTGCAAAAACGGAGATTTCATTGAGCTTCATTTTGACGGCAACGGATTTCTCAAATACATGGTGCGAAACATAGTGGGAACCCTGGTGATGGTGGGGCGGGGGAAAATGCAGCCGGAAGACGTGGAACGCATTCTGGAATCCCGCGACCGGAACAACGCCGGACCCACCGCAAGACCTTACGGGCTATGTCTGGTCGAGGTTTTTTATGATGAGCAGAGAGGAGACTCTTAA
- the asd gene encoding aspartate-semialdehyde dehydrogenase, translated as MAFKHKEKYNVGVVGATGAVGIRMISILEERKFPVDRLSLLASSRSAGQVMSFNGQSIEVETLTEDSFQGLDFALFSAGASISKQFADSAVKAGCIVIDNSSAFRMEKDVPLVVPEVNPHAIGDQPGIIANPNCSTIQMVMALHPIHKKYRIKRVVVSTYQSVSGSGQKAIAELVQQTKNIMEDKEIDKQVYPHQIGFNCLPHIDVFMENGYTKEEMKMVNETRKILEDESIQVSPTTVRVPVFYSHSESINVETEKPIQAEDVKQLLAKLPGIRVVDDPEKCEYPLATNAEGKDEVFVGRLRNDISRENAINFWVVSDNLRKGAALNAVQIAETIVHRQ; from the coding sequence ATGGCTTTTAAGCACAAAGAAAAATACAACGTCGGCGTGGTTGGCGCCACCGGAGCGGTCGGGATAAGAATGATTTCCATTCTGGAAGAAAGAAAATTTCCGGTGGACCGTTTGTCGCTTCTCGCGTCCTCGCGCTCGGCAGGCCAGGTCATGTCATTCAACGGGCAATCCATCGAAGTCGAAACACTGACAGAGGATTCCTTTCAGGGCTTGGATTTTGCCCTGTTTTCCGCCGGAGCGTCGATAAGTAAACAATTTGCCGACAGCGCCGTCAAGGCAGGGTGTATCGTGATCGACAACAGCAGTGCGTTCCGCATGGAAAAAGACGTCCCCCTGGTGGTTCCGGAGGTGAACCCGCACGCCATCGGAGACCAGCCGGGCATCATCGCCAACCCCAATTGCTCCACGATTCAGATGGTGATGGCGCTTCATCCCATTCATAAAAAGTACCGGATCAAACGGGTGGTGGTGTCCACCTATCAATCGGTTTCCGGATCAGGGCAAAAGGCCATCGCCGAACTGGTGCAACAGACCAAAAATATTATGGAAGACAAGGAAATCGACAAGCAGGTTTATCCTCATCAAATCGGCTTCAATTGTCTTCCACACATCGACGTTTTTATGGAAAACGGCTATACTAAAGAAGAAATGAAAATGGTGAATGAAACACGAAAGATTCTTGAAGACGAATCCATTCAGGTTTCACCGACCACCGTTCGTGTTCCGGTGTTTTATTCCCATTCAGAGTCGATCAACGTCGAAACCGAAAAACCCATCCAGGCGGAAGATGTGAAACAACTGCTGGCAAAACTCCCTGGCATTCGCGTGGTGGATGATCCTGAAAAATGCGAATACCCTCTGGCAACGAATGCAGAGGGAAAGGATGAGGTGTTTGTCGGACGTCTGCGAAACGACATTTCCAGAGAAAATGCCATCAACTTCTGGGTGGTTTCGGACAATCTGAGAAAAGGAGCGGCGTTGAATGCGGTTCAGATCGCCGAAACGATTGTACACCGTCAATAA
- the leuB gene encoding 3-isopropylmalate dehydrogenase: MKEKYKIALLPGDGIGPEVIKEAVKILKVLESKLDFVLEMDTVPVGGAGYEATGHPLPEESLTAAKNADAVLLGAVGGPKWEKLDFSLRPERALLGLRSSLQLYANLRPAKIFPALVEASTLKREVVEGLDILVVRELTGGIYFGEPRGIQTLPDGTREGRNTLVYSESEIERIARIAFEVAQKRNKKVMSVDKANVLETTGLWREIVTRTHKDFSDIELQHMYVDNCAMQLVRNPKQFDVIVTTNMFGDILSDEASMLTGSIGMLPSASVGGETGMYEPIHGSAPDIAGQGKANPLATILSVGMMFKYSFNQEEPDQWIERAVESVLDQGVRTPDIMSKGMKEVGTSEMGDLVAQEMEKNGF; the protein is encoded by the coding sequence ATGAAGGAAAAATATAAGATCGCCCTCTTGCCGGGCGACGGCATCGGCCCTGAGGTCATTAAGGAAGCGGTAAAGATACTGAAGGTTCTTGAGTCCAAACTGGATTTTGTGCTCGAGATGGATACCGTCCCCGTGGGAGGCGCCGGGTACGAAGCAACCGGGCATCCGTTGCCGGAGGAGTCTTTGACTGCCGCTAAAAATGCCGATGCGGTTCTGCTTGGCGCAGTCGGCGGGCCCAAATGGGAAAAGTTGGATTTTTCCCTGCGTCCTGAAAGAGCCTTGCTGGGGCTCCGGTCTTCGTTGCAACTTTACGCGAATCTGCGTCCGGCAAAGATTTTCCCCGCCCTCGTCGAAGCATCCACCCTGAAACGGGAAGTGGTGGAGGGGCTGGATATTCTGGTGGTCCGCGAGTTGACGGGGGGCATTTATTTTGGCGAGCCTAGAGGCATTCAGACGTTGCCTGACGGTACCCGCGAAGGCAGAAATACTCTGGTCTATTCGGAAAGCGAAATTGAGCGCATCGCCCGTATCGCTTTTGAAGTGGCCCAAAAGCGCAACAAAAAAGTGATGTCGGTGGACAAGGCCAATGTGCTGGAAACCACCGGTCTGTGGAGGGAAATCGTCACCCGGACGCATAAAGATTTCTCCGACATTGAGCTTCAACACATGTACGTGGATAATTGCGCCATGCAGTTGGTGCGAAACCCGAAACAGTTCGACGTCATCGTGACCACCAATATGTTTGGAGATATATTAAGCGACGAGGCCTCGATGCTGACGGGGTCCATCGGCATGCTGCCGTCCGCCAGTGTGGGCGGAGAAACCGGAATGTACGAACCCATTCATGGAAGCGCTCCGGATATTGCCGGACAGGGCAAGGCCAATCCGCTGGCGACGATCCTTTCGGTCGGGATGATGTTTAAATATTCCTTCAATCAGGAAGAGCCGGATCAATGGATTGAAAGAGCCGTGGAATCGGTTCTGGATCAGGGAGTCCGCACGCCGGACATCATGTCCAAGGGAATGAAAGAAGTGGGAACCTCGGAAATGGGCGATCTCGTAGCGCAGGAAATGGAAAAAAATGGCTTTTAA
- a CDS encoding glycosyl transferase family 2 — MINGKRITVVMPAYNAEKTLRRTYQEIPRDVVDEVILTDDASQDKTVQIARELNIHTLAHSRNKGYGANQKTCYQEAVLRGCDIVIMLHPDYQYTPKLITAMASMIAEGVFDVVIGSRILGNQAMSGGMPVYKYYSNRFLTFAENLLINQKLSEYHTGYRAFSVKTLTTIPLMENSDDFVFDNEMLLQALYFGFNVGEVSCPAKYFEEASSISFRRSVKYGLEVLKTAAKYFLAQKNLQSSPIFNPNGQKLKINP, encoded by the coding sequence ATGATAAATGGAAAACGCATCACCGTGGTGATGCCGGCATACAATGCCGAAAAAACACTGCGAAGGACGTATCAGGAAATCCCCAGGGACGTGGTGGACGAAGTCATCCTCACCGATGACGCCAGCCAGGACAAAACCGTTCAAATTGCCAGGGAACTCAATATCCACACCCTCGCCCATTCGCGCAATAAAGGCTACGGAGCCAACCAGAAAACCTGTTATCAGGAAGCGGTTCTGAGGGGATGCGACATAGTCATCATGCTTCACCCGGACTACCAATACACGCCAAAGCTGATAACGGCCATGGCCTCGATGATCGCCGAAGGCGTTTTCGATGTGGTGATCGGATCCCGGATTCTGGGCAACCAGGCGATGTCGGGGGGCATGCCGGTTTACAAATACTATTCGAACCGGTTTCTAACCTTCGCCGAAAACTTACTCATAAATCAAAAACTTTCCGAATACCACACCGGCTACCGGGCCTTCAGCGTAAAAACATTGACCACCATCCCCCTCATGGAAAACTCGGATGATTTCGTTTTCGACAATGAAATGCTTTTGCAGGCTTTGTATTTCGGATTCAACGTCGGGGAAGTGTCCTGTCCCGCCAAGTATTTTGAAGAGGCCTCCTCCATCAGTTTTCGAAGAAGCGTGAAATATGGTCTGGAAGTTTTAAAAACCGCGGCCAAATACTTCCTCGCCCAAAAGAACCTGCAGTCTTCTCCTATTTTTAATCCAAACGGGCAAAAACTAAAAATCAACCCCTGA
- a CDS encoding DNA helicase, with translation MELSEEEKKLIAEEESLFSKTIESLCGELPQVQASKISANQVARELTQQLVGEWNHEERQPLVSDEAVAHRVSDIRKNSDQTLLELIREPYFGRVVTSEEDGKEVAFLIGKKSNIQSGIVDWRNGPISALYFNYQQGEEFFEEINERERSGRIKLRRSYRIEAGKLVQIDTPEGVYHWSDQGWQKLDVDAEIAAHKSRSVGSQDKRLPNILSLITKDQFELITSHPDRPVIIQGSAGSGKTTVAFHRLAWLLHEENSFARPEKTRVLVMNKSLQIYVDSTLPSLGIHGVETSTFNSWALSIIRKLTRGKAFFKFHQLPDFVEKIKFSEEILSAISGQVKKQTQRTDQWVRDTFSRWPNLIRKWNDDKEKAVLPRIRNFQHEVNGAKLPDKEKKTLMVSLRSLLGKMEDYINDIYDLLADSDHLRQHLKPDAKLDYHLEYLRNRTQKNRRHNNLDYFDMSLILCNIQQKNGGLPDKNGEIISLDHLVIDEAQDFGPVEFAIMVQAVQDRRHITIVGDVSQKILFARRFIGWDKIIDSLGLEESDLIRLEVSFRCTAQIMTLATRVAGDYKAVEGRQGPQPLFQKVADRDDLLETIANWVETVQASGPNKLIALICRNPKQAMELKEDIDEMIPGGVRLGLRDKFSFEPGIIATNVHQVKGLEFDAVCIVEPSEENYPLTRPESRNMLYVAITRAEDELMLVGTKNFSKVLDG, from the coding sequence ATGGAATTATCGGAAGAAGAAAAAAAGCTCATTGCAGAGGAAGAATCCCTGTTTTCCAAGACTATAGAATCTCTTTGCGGAGAGCTTCCCCAGGTTCAGGCTTCTAAAATTTCGGCCAATCAGGTGGCCAGAGAATTGACTCAACAACTGGTCGGTGAATGGAACCATGAAGAGCGCCAGCCCCTGGTTTCGGATGAAGCCGTGGCCCACCGGGTGTCCGATATCCGTAAAAACAGCGACCAGACCTTACTGGAATTGATCCGCGAACCTTATTTTGGCCGGGTTGTGACCTCTGAAGAGGATGGCAAGGAAGTGGCTTTCCTGATCGGCAAAAAAAGCAACATCCAATCGGGGATCGTCGATTGGCGAAACGGTCCGATTTCCGCGCTTTATTTCAATTATCAGCAGGGGGAGGAGTTTTTTGAGGAAATCAACGAACGGGAGCGGAGCGGCAGGATCAAGCTCAGGCGTTCTTACCGGATTGAAGCGGGAAAGCTGGTGCAGATCGATACGCCGGAGGGAGTGTATCACTGGAGCGATCAGGGCTGGCAAAAGCTGGATGTTGACGCGGAAATTGCGGCTCACAAATCGAGAAGCGTCGGTTCCCAGGACAAGAGACTACCCAATATTCTGTCCTTGATTACCAAAGACCAGTTCGAACTCATTACCAGTCATCCCGACCGCCCGGTGATCATTCAGGGTTCCGCTGGCTCTGGAAAAACAACTGTGGCGTTTCACAGGCTTGCGTGGTTGCTGCACGAGGAAAATTCCTTCGCGCGCCCAGAAAAGACGCGGGTTTTGGTGATGAATAAATCCCTGCAGATTTATGTGGATTCCACTCTGCCTTCTCTGGGAATTCACGGGGTGGAAACATCGACATTCAACAGCTGGGCGCTTTCTATCATTCGGAAATTGACGCGGGGAAAAGCGTTTTTCAAATTTCATCAGCTCCCCGATTTTGTGGAGAAGATCAAATTTTCAGAAGAAATTTTATCAGCCATTTCAGGGCAGGTTAAAAAACAAACTCAGCGGACCGATCAATGGGTGCGTGATACTTTTTCGCGCTGGCCGAACCTCATTCGCAAGTGGAATGATGATAAAGAAAAGGCAGTCCTTCCGCGGATACGCAACTTCCAGCACGAAGTCAATGGCGCCAAGCTGCCAGATAAGGAAAAGAAAACTCTCATGGTTTCCCTGCGATCCCTGCTGGGCAAAATGGAAGACTATATCAACGATATTTACGACTTACTGGCCGATTCCGATCATTTGCGCCAGCATCTCAAGCCCGATGCGAAGCTGGATTATCATCTGGAATATTTACGCAACCGCACGCAAAAGAATCGCAGGCACAACAATCTGGATTACTTCGACATGTCCCTCATTTTGTGCAATATCCAGCAGAAAAACGGTGGATTGCCCGATAAAAACGGTGAGATCATTTCTCTTGATCACTTGGTCATCGATGAAGCCCAAGACTTCGGCCCCGTCGAGTTCGCCATCATGGTGCAGGCGGTTCAGGACAGACGCCATATCACCATCGTCGGCGACGTCAGTCAGAAAATTTTGTTTGCCCGGCGTTTTATCGGCTGGGACAAGATCATTGACAGCCTGGGGCTTGAGGAAAGCGATTTGATCCGCCTGGAGGTTTCTTTCCGGTGCACGGCGCAGATCATGACTCTGGCGACAAGGGTGGCCGGCGATTACAAAGCCGTTGAAGGCAGGCAGGGGCCGCAGCCACTTTTTCAGAAAGTTGCCGATAGGGACGATCTGCTGGAAACCATCGCCAATTGGGTTGAGACGGTTCAGGCCAGCGGACCCAACAAGCTGATCGCCCTCATTTGCCGCAATCCCAAACAGGCGATGGAATTGAAAGAGGACATCGATGAAATGATCCCCGGCGGGGTACGACTGGGCCTCAGGGACAAGTTTTCATTCGAACCCGGCATCATTGCCACCAATGTGCACCAGGTGAAGGGTCTGGAGTTTGACGCCGTGTGCATCGTTGAGCCGAGCGAGGAAAATTATCCTCTCACCCGGCCCGAAAGCCGGAACATGCTTTACGTGGCCATCACCCGTGCGGAGGACGAACTGATGCTGGTGGGAACGAAAAATTTTTCAAAAGTACTCGATGGTTAA